Proteins encoded by one window of Thermobaculum terrenum ATCC BAA-798:
- a CDS encoding alpha,alpha-trehalose-phosphate synthase (UDP-forming), which yields MYSSLDEPDRQRIDRLLEENHLILASNRGPFEFEVVDEGYSKKRGAGGVVTAVSAISKYAHPTWVACAMTEGDRQVAKEHGDTTITVEEGDVSYRLRFVLLDEQVYHWYYNVIANPLLWFIHHYMWDTPREPMIGSEEWQAWHEGYVVANKAFADVLSQEIEKSDKPPIVLIQDYQLYLVPGFLRQKHPDIVIQFFLHIPFPGSDYLRVLPVEMRQAIVSSLLACDIAGFQTNRSAVNFLRAAGTFVPGVRVDYDLASIRYRNRTTLVRRYPISIDTEHVSRLAHSEQADKELEFLRPYFGEKNILRVDRIEPSKNLLRGFEAYSLMLDKHPELKERVKFLAMLVPSRSSIPEYSRYQDEVMAAIGRINIKHGTDYWRPVEAFIGDNYIRALAAMRYYDVLLVNPLIDGMNLVAKEGVLVNERDGALVLSDGAGAFEQFAPLPLSVTAADILGTAEALYKALTMPIEEKREFLARLRECVINEDVTAWLNSQLIDISWLIGA from the coding sequence ATGTATTCTTCACTCGACGAGCCTGATAGGCAAAGAATTGACAGGTTACTTGAGGAGAACCACTTAATATTAGCCTCTAATAGGGGGCCATTTGAATTTGAGGTGGTAGATGAAGGTTACAGCAAGAAGCGTGGAGCCGGTGGAGTAGTCACAGCTGTAAGTGCGATAAGCAAGTATGCCCATCCTACTTGGGTTGCCTGTGCTATGACCGAGGGCGATAGGCAGGTAGCTAAAGAACATGGTGATACCACTATAACTGTCGAAGAGGGTGACGTTAGCTATCGATTGCGCTTCGTTTTACTCGATGAGCAGGTATATCATTGGTACTACAATGTTATAGCCAACCCCCTTCTCTGGTTCATCCATCATTACATGTGGGACACACCAAGAGAGCCTATGATAGGCTCTGAGGAATGGCAGGCATGGCACGAAGGTTATGTAGTTGCAAACAAAGCTTTCGCAGACGTTCTATCACAGGAGATAGAGAAGTCTGATAAGCCCCCCATAGTTCTGATTCAGGATTATCAGCTGTATCTTGTTCCAGGTTTCCTAAGGCAAAAACACCCTGATATCGTTATTCAATTTTTCCTTCACATACCTTTTCCGGGTTCGGATTATCTTAGAGTGCTGCCAGTAGAGATGAGACAGGCGATAGTTTCATCTTTGCTTGCCTGTGACATAGCAGGCTTTCAAACTAATCGTTCGGCTGTTAACTTTCTGAGGGCTGCTGGCACTTTTGTCCCAGGAGTCAGGGTTGATTACGATCTAGCCAGTATCAGGTATAGGAACAGGACTACGCTTGTTCGTAGATATCCTATTAGCATCGATACTGAGCATGTGTCACGCCTTGCGCATAGCGAGCAAGCTGATAAGGAACTTGAGTTCCTTAGACCGTACTTCGGTGAAAAGAATATACTCAGAGTCGACAGGATAGAACCTAGCAAGAACCTGCTGAGGGGTTTTGAAGCTTATAGCCTTATGCTAGACAAACATCCAGAACTAAAGGAGAGGGTGAAATTCTTAGCAATGTTAGTGCCCTCCAGGAGCAGTATCCCAGAGTATAGCAGATACCAGGATGAGGTTATGGCGGCTATTGGCAGGATCAATATAAAGCACGGCACAGACTATTGGAGGCCTGTTGAAGCCTTTATCGGGGATAACTATATACGCGCATTAGCTGCCATGCGTTACTATGATGTCCTTTTAGTTAATCCTCTAATAGATGGAATGAACTTAGTTGCTAAAGAGGGTGTCTTGGTGAACGAGAGGGATGGTGCCTTGGTGCTTTCGGATGGCGCTGGTGCTTTTGAGCAGTTCGCACCACTACCGCTTTCCGTTACTGCTGCAGATATATTGGGCACAGCAGAAGCTCTCTATAAAGCCCTCACCATGCCGATTGAGGAAAAAAGAGAGTTCTTGGCACGCCTTAGGGAATGTGTGATCAACGAAGACGTGACTGCCTGGCTTAATAGCCAGCTCATAGATATCAGTTGGTTGATTGGAGCATAG
- the pdxH gene encoding pyridoxamine 5'-phosphate oxidase, with product MTDAYRYMNPDPYEQFRIWFDAARNSSNPQPDAMALATVSRASLPSVRMVLLKAFDRRGFVFFTNYNSRKARELEETGYAAAAFFWANPCQRQVRIEGRVEKISEEESDMYFLSRPRGSQIAAWASPQSAVIPDRGYLESLVEQVERRFQGKQVSRPEFWGGYRIVPHAFEFWEGKPNRLHDRFRYLLKDGTWSLDRLAP from the coding sequence ATGACCGACGCATATCGATACATGAATCCGGATCCCTATGAGCAGTTCCGAATTTGGTTCGATGCTGCTCGTAATAGTAGTAATCCTCAGCCGGACGCCATGGCCCTGGCTACAGTTTCTAGGGCAAGTCTGCCCTCGGTAAGAATGGTACTTTTGAAGGCTTTCGATAGGAGAGGGTTTGTCTTCTTCACAAATTATAATAGCCGTAAGGCCAGGGAGTTAGAGGAGACAGGATATGCTGCTGCGGCCTTTTTTTGGGCGAATCCTTGCCAAAGGCAGGTAAGGATAGAAGGTAGGGTAGAGAAGATATCTGAAGAAGAATCTGATATGTATTTTCTTAGCAGACCTCGCGGCAGCCAAATAGCTGCTTGGGCATCACCACAAAGTGCTGTAATACCGGATAGAGGTTATCTTGAATCTCTAGTTGAGCAAGTTGAGAGAAGATTCCAAGGCAAGCAGGTATCACGTCCAGAATTTTGGGGTGGATATAGGATAGTTCCTCATGCTTTTGAATTTTGGGAAGGAAAGCCCAACAGGCTACACGATAGGTTTAGATATCTTCTCAAGGACGGTACTTGGAGTCTGGACAGGCTTGCGCCCTAA
- the lon gene encoding endopeptidase La — MNEEERDITETVEQEVERPSDERSDRRSIETTDQETQRDHAPNIPSRLPLLPLKDVIVFPFAVQPLLIGQPRSIRLIDDIMKSDRLVALSAQKSSDIEQAGPDDIYMEGTVGRVAQMLRRPDGTLMVAMQGLERMRILQVVQEEPYLVADIEVIKEDYVQDIEIEALRRNAIQNFQKLLSLNPQLPEELGTYVSNISDARQVVYLIASSLRIDLQSRQEILELNSVRDKLLRINEILNHEIQVLEIGRQIQNQAEEHMGKAQREYLLREQLKAIQRELGEEDEQIAEVNQLREKASQVKLSEEARSQVEKELARLERVPIASPEHSIIRTYVEMILSLPWGITTEVEIDVPKARRILDEDHYDLDKVKERILEYLAVKKLRQQRMQEVLESQAENETGEELKGETQEDLFREPILCFVGPPGVGKTSLGQSIAKALGRKFVRMSLGGIRDEAEIRGHRRTYIGAMPGRIIQSIMRAESSDPVFMLDEVDKISVGFQGDPAAALLEVLDPAQNHTFRDNYLDIPFDLSKVMFIATANTLDTIPAPLRDRMEIIELSGYTEDEKIHIARQYLIPRQLKANGLKPEEVDFTDEAIKSIIRGYTREAGVRNLERHIASVLRKLARRIAEGEAGPFQVTQDNLGEFLRRPYFEYETAERIDRPGIATGLVWTPVGGDIVYVEASITPSEEDRLILTGQLGDVMRESAQAALTYIRASMSMLGLESSALDHKTVHIHVPAGAQPKDGPSAGVTMATALASAAIGKPVRSDVAMTGEITLRGKVLPVGGIKEKVLAAHRAGIRTVILPKRNERDLEDLPEELRKEMEFVFVDSVDQVLQTALNLPLPSLAATS, encoded by the coding sequence ATGAACGAGGAAGAACGAGATATTACTGAGACTGTAGAGCAGGAAGTGGAAAGACCAAGTGATGAGCGATCGGATAGGCGATCGATAGAGACCACAGATCAGGAAACACAGAGGGATCACGCCCCCAATATACCTTCTAGACTGCCTCTGCTCCCTCTAAAAGACGTAATAGTGTTCCCCTTTGCTGTCCAGCCTCTGCTTATAGGACAGCCAAGGTCTATTCGTCTCATTGATGACATCATGAAGTCCGACAGGCTCGTGGCTCTATCCGCACAGAAGAGCTCTGATATAGAGCAGGCTGGTCCCGACGATATATACATGGAGGGTACTGTGGGACGCGTTGCACAGATGTTAAGGCGTCCTGACGGTACTCTTATGGTCGCCATGCAGGGATTGGAGAGGATGAGAATCCTGCAGGTCGTTCAGGAAGAGCCTTATCTGGTGGCTGATATAGAGGTTATAAAAGAAGACTATGTACAAGATATAGAGATAGAGGCTCTGAGAAGAAATGCTATTCAGAACTTCCAGAAACTCTTAAGTCTTAATCCGCAGCTGCCTGAAGAGCTCGGGACCTATGTTTCGAATATATCTGATGCCAGGCAGGTAGTCTATCTGATAGCCAGCTCACTGCGTATAGACCTTCAGTCTCGTCAGGAGATCCTGGAGCTCAATTCAGTTAGAGATAAGCTCCTACGTATAAACGAGATTCTTAACCATGAGATACAGGTACTTGAAATTGGTAGACAGATCCAAAATCAGGCCGAGGAGCACATGGGGAAAGCCCAGAGAGAGTACCTGTTGCGAGAGCAGCTTAAGGCTATCCAGCGTGAGCTAGGCGAAGAAGACGAGCAGATAGCAGAAGTAAATCAGCTTAGAGAGAAGGCTAGCCAGGTAAAGCTCTCTGAAGAGGCTCGCAGCCAAGTCGAGAAGGAATTGGCCAGGCTGGAGAGGGTGCCGATAGCCTCTCCCGAACACTCAATAATACGCACTTATGTTGAAATGATATTGAGCTTGCCTTGGGGGATAACTACTGAGGTGGAGATAGATGTTCCCAAGGCAAGGAGAATACTTGATGAAGATCACTATGATCTGGATAAGGTAAAAGAGAGAATTCTTGAGTATCTAGCTGTTAAGAAGCTTCGCCAGCAGCGTATGCAGGAGGTCCTAGAATCTCAGGCGGAGAACGAAACAGGTGAAGAACTGAAAGGTGAAACCCAGGAAGATCTTTTCAGGGAACCTATACTGTGCTTTGTTGGTCCTCCTGGTGTTGGTAAAACTAGCCTTGGGCAGAGTATAGCTAAAGCTCTGGGCAGGAAGTTTGTTCGTATGAGCCTGGGAGGTATCAGGGACGAAGCTGAAATAAGAGGCCACCGTAGGACCTATATAGGAGCTATGCCAGGCAGAATCATACAGAGCATTATGCGCGCCGAATCCTCGGATCCTGTGTTCATGTTAGATGAGGTTGACAAGATATCAGTTGGTTTTCAGGGTGATCCAGCGGCTGCTTTGCTAGAGGTATTAGACCCTGCTCAGAATCACACCTTCAGGGACAACTATCTCGATATACCGTTTGACCTTTCAAAGGTTATGTTCATAGCTACTGCCAACACTTTGGATACTATACCTGCACCTTTGCGTGACAGGATGGAGATCATAGAACTGTCTGGTTATACAGAAGATGAGAAGATCCATATTGCCCGGCAATATCTTATCCCCAGGCAACTTAAGGCTAATGGTCTTAAGCCTGAGGAGGTGGATTTCACCGATGAGGCTATAAAATCCATAATCCGAGGATATACGAGAGAGGCAGGTGTACGTAACCTTGAGAGGCATATAGCTTCCGTACTCAGAAAACTGGCAAGGAGGATAGCCGAGGGGGAGGCCGGCCCCTTCCAAGTCACTCAGGATAACCTGGGTGAATTCCTAAGGAGGCCATATTTTGAATATGAGACGGCTGAGCGTATAGACAGACCTGGGATAGCCACAGGGCTTGTATGGACCCCGGTTGGTGGGGATATAGTCTATGTAGAGGCTTCTATAACGCCTTCGGAAGAGGATCGTCTGATACTTACAGGCCAGTTGGGTGATGTAATGCGGGAGTCTGCTCAGGCTGCTCTAACCTACATACGTGCTTCTATGTCCATGCTTGGCCTGGAATCCTCTGCACTGGATCATAAAACCGTACACATACATGTGCCAGCAGGTGCACAACCTAAGGATGGTCCATCTGCTGGCGTGACCATGGCCACCGCATTAGCATCGGCAGCTATTGGGAAACCAGTGAGATCCGATGTGGCTATGACTGGTGAGATTACACTTCGGGGTAAAGTTCTGCCTGTTGGCGGAATAAAAGAAAAGGTACTGGCTGCCCATAGAGCTGGTATTCGAACAGTTATACTTCCCAAGCGGAACGAGCGGGACCTGGAGGATCTACCTGAGGAACTCCGGAAAGAGATGGAGTTTGTGTTTGTTGATAGTGTTGATCAGGTGTTACAGACCGCATTGAATCTGCCGTTACCGTCCTTGGCAGCAACTAGCTAG
- the lysA gene encoding diaminopimelate decarboxylase — protein sequence MLDTAFHYRGDTLYCEDVPLVDLVKEYQTPLYVYSANYIRNAYQKLKESFGGFPTKICYSLKSNPNIWIGKLLADLGAGADVTSGGELFRALKAGFNPEDIVFAGVGKSSREIVEALRSGVGLFSIESEQELRKISELAQSLNRVANISIRVNPNIDPHTHEKITTGLRSNKFGVPIEEALRVYQLACTLPAIRIVGIGMHIGSQLVNLDPVIQAANTILDMAEELINTGIRLEYIDIGGGFGIKYKDESPEDPEIVAKALERRLRDLKLKLIIEPGRFISGPSGALLTSVLYTKTSGGKKFVIVDAGMNALIRPALYDAYHHIQPLVRRDKTEIVDVVGPICESSDYLAKDRLLPQVFPTETIAILQAGAYGFAMASEYNSHPRPAEILVDGNKVRLIRKRQTYEDLIRLELEAEDL from the coding sequence GTGCTTGATACCGCTTTCCATTACAGGGGCGATACCCTCTATTGCGAGGATGTTCCGCTCGTAGACTTAGTTAAGGAATATCAAACCCCGCTGTACGTATACTCAGCAAATTATATAAGAAACGCCTATCAAAAACTCAAAGAATCCTTTGGAGGCTTTCCTACCAAGATATGCTACTCCCTTAAGTCGAACCCAAATATATGGATAGGGAAGTTATTAGCAGACCTTGGAGCAGGAGCAGATGTTACCTCAGGTGGAGAGTTATTTAGAGCGCTCAAGGCAGGTTTTAACCCGGAAGATATAGTGTTTGCTGGAGTTGGCAAATCCTCACGTGAGATAGTAGAAGCTCTAAGATCGGGGGTAGGGTTATTCAGCATAGAAAGTGAGCAAGAACTTAGGAAGATATCGGAATTAGCCCAAAGCCTGAATAGGGTGGCCAATATATCCATTAGGGTCAACCCTAATATAGATCCCCATACCCACGAGAAGATAACTACAGGTCTGAGGAGCAACAAATTCGGAGTACCAATTGAAGAAGCTCTCCGTGTTTATCAGCTTGCGTGTACGCTCCCAGCCATTCGAATTGTTGGGATTGGAATGCACATAGGCTCTCAGTTGGTAAACTTGGATCCGGTGATTCAAGCTGCGAACACCATCCTAGATATGGCTGAGGAGCTTATTAATACTGGGATCAGGCTAGAGTACATAGACATAGGCGGAGGATTCGGCATCAAATACAAGGATGAGTCTCCAGAAGACCCAGAGATCGTAGCGAAAGCGTTAGAGCGTAGATTGAGAGATCTCAAGCTCAAGCTGATCATTGAGCCCGGTAGATTCATATCGGGGCCTAGTGGAGCACTACTGACGTCAGTTCTTTATACAAAAACCTCAGGAGGCAAGAAGTTTGTAATAGTAGATGCAGGTATGAATGCTCTGATTAGACCCGCTTTATATGACGCTTATCACCATATACAGCCTCTAGTAAGGAGGGATAAAACCGAAATAGTGGACGTGGTGGGGCCTATATGCGAGTCCTCGGACTATCTAGCCAAAGATAGATTACTTCCACAGGTTTTCCCCACAGAAACTATTGCTATATTGCAGGCGGGTGCTTATGGCTTTGCTATGGCGAGTGAATATAATAGCCACCCCAGACCTGCAGAAATACTAGTAGATGGGAATAAAGTCCGACTAATAAGAAAAAGACAAACGTACGAAGATCTAATCAGATTGGAGTTGGAGGCTGAGGACTTATAG
- a CDS encoding MDR/zinc-dependent alcohol dehydrogenase-like family protein: MRSAVLLAPRKFDLIDCPIPEPGPREVLVRVAVCGVCTSELDVWDGRAGDVQFPRFPGHEVAGIVEKLGSDVKEFHPGDRVAVWVTERGFSDYVLADVNHCFRLQNVPIDQALIEPLACAVNAVELTNVSLGDDVLVVGAGYMGSLVLKLLKLQGVARLIVADIRPEVLKLASNIGATHLIDLAREDIKHTVADLTDGKGVDAVFEVTGHQAPLNFIGDIVRMHGKIAIVGYHQGEPRCIPLGQWNYKALQIVNCHFRDPKIILRGMSIGVNLMENGLLTMGDLITHRFPLGSINDAFATAERKPDGFIKSVVSML; encoded by the coding sequence CCAGAGAGGTACTAGTTAGGGTAGCTGTATGCGGCGTGTGCACTTCGGAGTTGGATGTCTGGGATGGTAGGGCTGGCGATGTTCAATTTCCACGATTTCCTGGTCACGAAGTGGCAGGAATAGTAGAGAAACTGGGGTCCGATGTAAAGGAATTTCATCCAGGTGATCGGGTGGCTGTCTGGGTTACAGAACGAGGTTTTTCGGATTATGTCCTAGCTGATGTAAATCATTGCTTTCGATTGCAGAATGTGCCTATTGACCAAGCGCTTATTGAGCCCCTGGCCTGTGCTGTAAACGCTGTTGAGCTGACCAACGTCTCGTTAGGAGACGATGTCCTAGTGGTTGGTGCGGGCTATATGGGCAGCTTAGTGCTGAAGCTGCTTAAACTTCAAGGTGTTGCCAGGCTAATAGTAGCTGATATACGCCCCGAGGTGTTGAAGTTAGCGTCTAACATAGGAGCTACACATCTTATAGATCTGGCTAGAGAGGATATAAAGCATACTGTTGCAGACTTGACTGATGGCAAAGGCGTGGATGCAGTCTTTGAGGTAACGGGTCATCAAGCTCCGCTGAATTTTATAGGTGATATAGTCAGGATGCATGGCAAGATCGCTATAGTTGGCTATCATCAGGGGGAACCTCGGTGTATTCCTCTTGGTCAGTGGAACTACAAGGCTCTACAGATAGTGAATTGCCACTTCAGAGATCCCAAAATAATACTTAGAGGTATGTCTATTGGCGTAAATTTGATGGAAAATGGCCTGCTTACCATGGGCGATCTAATAACTCATAGGTTCCCGTTAGGGTCTATCAACGATGCCTTCGCAACTGCTGAACGAAAACCTGATGGATTCATTAAGTCAGTAGTATCAATGTTGTAG
- a CDS encoding PIG-L deacetylase family protein: protein MTQEGNGKVERGLVVVAHPDDAEFMAAGTIAKWVAEGIKMYLVVVTDGSKGSNDPNMSAEELIKIRRQEQLEAAEVLGISEVEFLGYPDAYVQHTIELRRDITRAIRKYRPDRLITMTPYRSFGINSYLNHPDHLAVGDATLAAVYPSARDRLTFPELAAEGLEPYKVREVYITGTETPDCWIDITDTINKKIESLKKHRSQVSDRDLEKHVKERAAQTAEGHDMQYAEAFKVFYLS from the coding sequence ATGACTCAGGAAGGCAATGGTAAGGTTGAACGTGGTTTAGTGGTAGTTGCACACCCAGATGACGCCGAATTCATGGCTGCTGGAACCATAGCCAAGTGGGTAGCTGAAGGTATAAAGATGTATTTGGTTGTGGTTACCGATGGAAGCAAAGGGTCTAATGACCCTAACATGAGCGCTGAAGAGCTTATAAAGATCCGTCGCCAAGAGCAGCTTGAGGCAGCAGAAGTTTTGGGGATCTCAGAAGTTGAGTTTCTTGGATACCCTGATGCTTACGTGCAGCACACTATAGAGCTGAGAAGAGATATCACGCGTGCTATCAGGAAGTATAGGCCAGATAGGCTAATAACCATGACCCCTTACAGGTCATTCGGCATAAACAGCTACCTGAATCATCCGGATCACCTCGCAGTGGGCGACGCAACTCTGGCTGCTGTGTATCCTAGCGCCAGAGATAGACTTACTTTTCCTGAACTTGCTGCAGAAGGACTAGAGCCTTATAAAGTGAGAGAGGTATACATAACTGGCACAGAGACGCCTGATTGCTGGATCGATATCACTGATACTATCAATAAGAAGATAGAGAGCCTCAAGAAGCATCGTAGCCAGGTAAGCGATAGAGATCTAGAAAAGCATGTGAAGGAGAGAGCAGCTCAAACTGCGGAAGGACACGATATGCAGTATGCAGAAGCCTTCAAGGTCTTCTACCTATCATAA
- the gndA gene encoding NADP-dependent phosphogluconate dehydrogenase: MTTNYGLIGLAVMGANLALNIADHGFPIAVYNRTYERTKEFLEGPAKDRPISGASTIQEFVQLIERPRRIIILVKAGPPVDAMLSQLKPYLEEGDVVVDGGNSFFQDTIRRDAEFQGTGIYFVGMGISGGEEGARHGPSLMPGGPRQAYTLLEPALTKIAAQVEDGPCVTYVGPHGAGHYVKMVHNGIEYGDMQLIAEAYDILRHALGLSAQEIAEIFAKWNEGKLNSFLIEITSKVLSYNDPDTGKPLVDLILDEAEQKGTGRWTTQNASELGIPVPTIDAAVWSRNISAMREERIKASKVLRGPAANSKSYDKQRLIDALEGALYASKVSSYAQGFALMRKASEVYGFELNLAELARIWKGGCIIRAQLLNTIQQAFKNDPNLSNLLLDPDFAEAVSSMNDDWRYVISVARELGIPCPAMSSSLDYYDAYRSERLPANLIQGLRDFFGAHTYKRIDKPGVFHTEWAEVTASAKQTGDEGGEDEPVNGK, translated from the coding sequence GTGACTACCAATTACGGGCTTATTGGACTGGCAGTGATGGGAGCCAACCTCGCGCTCAACATCGCTGATCACGGCTTTCCTATAGCGGTCTATAATAGGACCTACGAGAGGACCAAGGAATTCCTTGAGGGTCCTGCTAAAGATAGACCTATCAGTGGAGCCTCCACTATTCAGGAGTTTGTGCAGCTAATAGAAAGACCCAGGAGAATAATCATACTTGTAAAGGCAGGACCTCCTGTTGATGCCATGCTCTCTCAGCTCAAGCCTTACCTAGAAGAGGGAGATGTGGTGGTTGATGGTGGCAACTCCTTCTTCCAGGATACTATTAGGCGTGATGCTGAGTTCCAGGGCACGGGTATATATTTTGTAGGCATGGGTATAAGTGGTGGTGAGGAAGGCGCTCGTCACGGTCCAAGCCTGATGCCTGGGGGCCCGAGGCAAGCTTACACCCTGCTTGAGCCTGCGCTTACGAAGATAGCAGCACAGGTAGAGGATGGTCCTTGTGTCACATACGTTGGCCCTCATGGAGCTGGTCACTATGTGAAGATGGTGCACAATGGCATCGAATATGGCGACATGCAGCTCATCGCAGAAGCCTATGATATTCTCAGACATGCACTAGGTCTTTCAGCTCAGGAGATAGCCGAGATATTCGCCAAGTGGAACGAAGGCAAGCTCAACTCCTTCCTGATAGAGATAACTTCCAAGGTGTTGTCGTATAACGACCCCGATACTGGTAAGCCTCTTGTAGATCTTATTTTGGATGAGGCAGAGCAAAAAGGTACTGGTCGTTGGACGACACAGAACGCTAGTGAGCTTGGCATACCTGTACCGACTATAGATGCTGCTGTCTGGTCAAGAAATATATCCGCTATGCGGGAGGAGAGAATAAAGGCCTCCAAGGTCCTCAGAGGTCCAGCTGCCAATTCGAAATCATACGATAAGCAGAGGTTGATAGACGCTCTTGAGGGGGCTTTGTACGCTTCCAAGGTCAGCTCCTATGCACAAGGATTTGCGCTCATGAGGAAGGCCTCCGAGGTATACGGCTTCGAGCTGAACCTTGCGGAGCTTGCACGTATATGGAAAGGAGGGTGTATTATACGTGCCCAACTCCTGAATACCATACAGCAAGCTTTCAAGAATGATCCAAACTTGAGCAACTTGCTTCTGGACCCTGACTTTGCCGAGGCTGTTAGCTCTATGAACGATGACTGGAGGTATGTCATATCCGTAGCCAGAGAGCTCGGCATACCTTGCCCAGCCATGAGCTCTTCTCTTGACTACTACGATGCTTATAGATCTGAGCGCCTCCCGGCTAACCTTATACAGGGCTTGAGAGATTTCTTTGGTGCTCATACTTATAAGCGCATAGATAAGCCAGGAGTATTCCATACTGAATGGGCAGAAGTAACAGCCTCTGCCAAGCAGACCGGTGATGAAGGCGGTGAGGACGAACCTGTAAACGGTAAGTAG
- a CDS encoding AAA family ATPase codes for MAINASQTLEINLYKPHLIVLIGAAGSGKSTFARKHFRITEIVSSDYCRALVGDNEEVQYYSKQAFELFYFIIQKRMELNKLVVADSTALNKSVRQELLRLARRHYYPATAIILNTSLETRLARNSSRNRVVPQDVMLRQQAMLEVALREVHSEGWDKIYILNEEDVDIVRINLITPPIYPRVEPPYDIVGDVHGCYDELLELLDKLGWQKIDGEWKHPEGRTLISIGDLADRGPKVVECFELWMELCRQGKALFTPGNHDNKLMRYLEGRRVQIKHGLEATVGQLESLDESKALELRRRIHDFIKDANPYMVLDRYNLVVAHAGIKERMIGKMSRAVQDFVLYGDVTGRLTPEGLPERRDWARDYHGRALVVYGHTPVQEPIIRNNTVNIDQGCVFGGYLTALRYPELEFVQVKARQVYAERPGGIKSIVTGEVPTVSSSGDDEDKP; via the coding sequence TTGGCAATAAACGCGAGTCAGACCTTAGAGATCAATCTATATAAGCCTCACCTGATAGTCCTAATAGGAGCAGCAGGTTCTGGCAAAAGCACGTTTGCGAGGAAGCATTTTCGCATCACGGAGATCGTATCAAGCGATTACTGCAGAGCCCTAGTAGGTGATAACGAAGAGGTTCAGTACTACAGTAAACAGGCTTTTGAACTTTTCTACTTCATCATACAGAAGCGAATGGAACTTAACAAGCTGGTAGTAGCTGACTCAACAGCACTCAACAAATCAGTTAGACAAGAATTACTTAGACTAGCACGCAGACACTACTACCCAGCCACTGCAATCATACTGAACACATCTTTGGAGACTAGGCTAGCACGCAACTCAAGCCGAAACAGGGTTGTGCCACAGGATGTTATGCTAAGGCAGCAAGCTATGCTTGAGGTAGCTCTCCGAGAAGTCCACTCTGAGGGATGGGATAAGATATACATCCTGAACGAGGAGGATGTAGATATAGTAAGGATAAATCTGATAACGCCTCCTATATATCCAAGAGTGGAACCTCCATACGACATCGTTGGCGATGTACATGGCTGCTACGATGAATTGCTAGAGCTCTTAGACAAGCTTGGATGGCAAAAGATAGACGGTGAATGGAAGCACCCCGAAGGAAGGACTCTGATCTCTATCGGAGATCTTGCAGACAGAGGGCCAAAAGTAGTTGAGTGTTTCGAGCTTTGGATGGAGCTATGCAGACAAGGTAAAGCCCTGTTTACCCCTGGGAACCATGACAATAAGCTGATGAGATATCTAGAAGGTAGGAGAGTGCAGATAAAGCATGGATTAGAGGCCACAGTCGGCCAGCTAGAGTCCCTAGACGAAAGCAAAGCCCTGGAACTAAGGAGAAGAATCCACGATTTTATAAAGGACGCAAATCCCTATATGGTGCTGGACCGATACAATCTGGTGGTAGCTCACGCCGGGATAAAGGAGCGAATGATAGGCAAGATGTCCCGTGCTGTACAGGATTTTGTTTTGTATGGAGATGTTACAGGGAGACTAACTCCTGAGGGCTTACCTGAGAGAAGAGATTGGGCCAGGGACTATCATGGGAGAGCTCTGGTAGTATATGGTCACACACCTGTACAAGAGCCAATTATTAGAAACAATACAGTAAACATTGATCAGGGCTGCGTTTTCGGAGGGTATCTTACTGCCCTAAGATATCCGGAACTTGAGTTTGTTCAGGTGAAAGCCAGACAGGTCTATGCAGAGAGACCCGGAGGTATAAAAAGCATCGTCACCGGAGAAGTACCTACAGTTTCTTCTTCCGGTGACGATGAAGATAAACCCTAA